Sequence from the Streptomyces peucetius genome:
GTACCCGGTGCCCCGCTGGTGCGCCAGGTGACCAAGGCGAACAGCGGCGGCTTCCAGGAACTGGCAGGCGCCCAGGCACTGCCCCGGCTCGCCCGCGACCTCGGCCTCGCCCCCGAGGACATGGGCAGCGGCGCCCACGCCGAGGTCGCGACCGCGCTGGTGGCCAGGGCCGCGGAGACCGACTCCGGGGCGTACGGGCAGCTGCTCGACGTGTACGCGACCGGGCTCGCGACCGGTCTGGCCTCCATGGTCGCCGTGCTCGACCCGGAACTGGTCGTGCTGTCCGGCGAGGCCATCGCCGCGGGCGGCGAGCCGCTGCGGGCGCGCGTCCAGTCGGAGCTGGCCGAGCTGGCCGCGCCCCGGCCGCGCCTCGTGCTCGGGTCCGTACGCCGGCAGCCGGTGCTGCGCGGCGCGCTGGAGAACGCACTGGCCACCACCCGCGACGAGGTCTTCGACACCTCCCGCTGAACCGACGGCCTCACCGGCACACCGCCACCGCTCGGCGTGCCGGCACACCGCCACCGCTCGCTGGCACACCGCCACCCGCTCGATGTGCCGGCGCACCGGCTCCCCACCCGGCCGCCGCACCGCATCCCACCTCCCCCGCAACGCACCCTGTTTCTCCCCTTCCCCCGACCCGTCCTTGTCACAGGGAGACATCGTCATGCCCAGGAACAACCGGACCGCGGGTGTCGCGCTGGCCGCGACCACCGCGATATCGCTTCTTGCCACGGCCTGCACGGGAGCCGCCGACAGCGGCGCCACGGACGATCCGAACGCGCGGACCACGCTCACCTTCTGGCACGGCTGGTCCGCGCCCGGCGAGGTCGAGGCGATCGAGACGAACATCGCGTCGTTCGAGAAGAAGCACCCGAACATCAAGGTCAAGGTCGTCAAGGGCATCACGGACGACAAGCTCAACCAGGCGCTGCGGGCCGGCGGTTCGAACGCGCCGGACGTGGTCTCCTCCTTCTCCACCGACAACGTGGGCCGGTTCTGCACCACGGGCGCGCTCGCCGACCTGAAGCCGTTCCTGGCGAAGTCGGGGATCGACCCGGCCAAGACCTTCCTGCCGCGGATGGCCGAGTACACCGAGCACGAAGGCAAGCGGTGCGCGGTGCCGCTGCTGGGCGACGCGTACGGCCTCTACTACAACAAGAAGGCCTTCGAGGAGGCCGGGATCACCGCGCCGCCGAAGACGCTGTCCGAGTTCGACAAGGTCGCCGAGAAACTCACCGAGGCCAAGGGCGGCAGCTACGAACAGCTCGGCTTCATGCCCAACTTCCGGGGCTACGAGACGACCTTCGAACACTACGCCGCGCAGTTCGGCGTCCGGTACTTCGACGACCGGGGCAGGTCCGCCCTGGCGAAGGACCCCGCCGCGAAGGCCCTGTTCACCTGGCAGAAGAACCTGGCCGACAAGCTCGGCGGCTACGAGAAGCTGGAGAAGTTCCGCACCGGCCTCGGCGACGAGTGGGGCCCCAAGCACCCCTTCCACACCGGCCAGGTCGCCATGCAGCTCGACGGCGAGTGGCGCGGCAAGATGGCCAAGGACGCCGGCCTGGACTTCGAGATCGGTGCGGCGCCGTTCCCGGTCCCCGACGACCAGGCCGCCGACTACGGCAAGGGCTACCTGTCCGGCACGATCCTCGGTATCGCGGGCGTCAGCAAGAAGCAGAACGCGGCCTGGGAGCTGGTGAAGTACCTCTCCACCGACACCGACGCGGTCGTCTCGTTCGCCAACGCCATCCACAACGTCCCGTCCACCGTGGCGGCGCTGAAGTCGCCGAAGCTGAACGACGACCCGCTGTACCGCACGTTCGTGGACATCGCGCAGCACCCGAAGAGCGCCCACGCCCCGTCGTCGGTCAACGGCGGGGCGTTCCTGCTGACCGCGCAGGACCTCGGCGTGCGCTACGAGGCAGGCCGTGAGAAGGACCTCGACGCCGGCCTGCGGAAGACCGACGCCCAGGTCGACAAGGACAACGAGCAGGCCCGCTGATGGCCGCCACCGCCCTCCACCCGGCCGGCCGCGCGCTGCGGTCCAAGCACCGCAGGTCGGCGCTGCGGACGCTCGGCTTCCTCTCCCCCTGGCTGATCGGCTTCGCGGTCTTCTTCGTCTACCCGCTCGTCTCGACCGTCTACTTCTCCTTCATGAAGTACGACGGGTTCGCCCCGCCGACGTGGGTGGGCCTGAAGAACTGGTCGTACGTCTTGGGCGACTACCCCTTCTTCTGGCCGGCGCTGCGCAACACCCTGTGGCTGGTCGCCGTCATGGTGTCGCTGCGGGTCCTGTTCGGCCTCGGCATCGGGCTGCTGATCACGAAGGTCAAGACGGGGGCCGGGGTCTTCCGGACGCTGTTCTACCTGCCGTACCTGGCCCCGCCCGTCGCCGCCACCATGTCGTTCGTCTTCCTGCTCAACCCCGGTACGGGACCGGCGAACACGATCCTGGAGGGGATCGGACTGCCGGCCCCCGGCTGGTTCACCGACCCGGCCTGGTCCAAGCCGTCCCTGACGATCCTGGCCCTGTGGGGCATCGGCGACCTGATGGTGATCTTCATGGCCGCGCTGCTGGACGTACCGAAGGAGCAGTACGAGGCGGCGGAGCTGGACGGCGCCCGGGCGTGGCAGCGCTTCCGTTACGTCACGCTGCCGAACATCTCGCCCATCGTGCTCTTCGCAGTGGTCACAGGGGTGATCGCGACGATGCAGTACTACACGGAGCCACTGGTGGCGGCGAAGGTCGCGAGCGGGGTGATCGGCGGCTCGGGGCAGCAGTTCGAGCCCGGTTACCCGGACAGGACGACGCTCACCGTCCCGCAGACCGTCTACAACCTCGGCTTCCAGCGCTTCGACACCGGCGCGGCCTGTGTGGTGGCCCTGGTGCTGTTCGCACTGGCCATGGCGTTCACGGCGTTCCTGATGCGGCGGCGCTCCGGCTTCATGTCCACGGAGGACTGAACGATGAGCACCATGACACCGACCCCGGCCCCGGCCGCCGCCCGCACGGCGGCCGCCTCCGGCCGGAGCACCGGAGCGCGGCGGGCGGCACGGCGGCGTGCTGCCCTGGAGTGGATCGCGGTCCACTCGCTGGCGATCGCCGCCGCGCTGTTCTTCCTGCTGCCGTTCGTCTTCGTGTTCCTGACGGCGGTGATGAGCGACGACCAGGCCCTCACGCGGGACCTGTGGCCGCACACCTGGGAATGGGGCAACTTCGCCACCGTGTGGAACACACCCGGGTTCCTGACCTGGTGGCGCAACACCCTGCTCTACGCGGGGCTGGGCACCGTCCTCGCCGTCGGCTCCAGCATCCCGGTGGCGTACGCGCTGGCCAAGTTCCGCTTCCGCGGCCGGAATCTGGCGATGATGCTCGTCATCGCGACGATGATGCTGCCGCCGCAGGTCGTCATCGTACCGATGTACCTCTTCTGGGCGAAGCAGCTGGATCTCGCGGGCACGCTGTGGCCGCTGATCATCCCGTTCGCCTTCGGCAACGCGTTCACGATCTTCCTGCTGCGCCAGTTCCTGCTGACCGTCCCCAAGGAGTACACGGAGGCGGCAAGGATCGACGGCTGCGGAGAGTTCCGCACGATGGTGCGGATCGTGCTGCCGATGGCCAGGCCGGCCATCGCGGCCGTGGCCCTCTTCCACTTCTTCTACTGCTGGAACGACTACTTCGGCCCACAGATCTACGCCTCGGAGAACCCGGCCGCCTGGACGCTGAGCTACGGCCTGGAGTCCTTCAAGGGCGCGCATCAGACCGACTGGAACCTGACCATGGCCGCCACGGTGATGATCATGGCTCCGGTGATCGTGGTCTTCTTCTTCGCGCAAAAGGCCTTCATCGAAGGCGTCACACTGACCGGAGTGAAGGGCTAGAAAGGCCAGTTCATGAAGCTCGCTGTCGTGGGGGGCGGTTCCACCTACACCCCCGAACTCATCGATGGTTTCGCGCGGATGCGCGACACCCTGCCGATCGAGGAACTCGTCCTCGTCGACCCCGCGGCCGGCCGGCTGGAGCTGGTCGGCGGCCTCGCCCGGCGGATCTTCGCCAAGCAGGGCCACCCGGGGAAGATCGTCACCACGTCGGACGTCGACTCCGGCGTCGCGGGGGCCGACGCCGTCCTGCTGCAGCTGCGCGTGGGCGGGCAGGCCGCCCGAGAGCAGGACGAGACCTGGCCGCTGGAGTGCGGCTGCGTCGGCCAGGAGACCACCGGGGCGGGCGGTCTCGCCAAGGCGCTGCGAACCGTGCCGGTCGTCCTCGACATCGCGGAGCGGGTACGCCGCACCAACCCGGACGCGTGGATCATCGACTTCACCAACCCGGTGGGCATCGTCACCCGTGCGCTGCTGCAGGCCGGGTACAAGGCCGTCGGGCTGTGCAACGTCGCCATCGGCTTCCAGCGGAAGTTCGCCCGTCTGCTGGACGTGGTGCCGTCCGAGGTCCATCTGGACCATGTCGGGCTCAACCACCTCACCTGGGAGACCGCCGTCCGGCTCGGCGGCCCGGAGGGCGAGGACGTCCTGCCGCGGCTGCTCGCCGAGCACGGTGACGCCGTCGCCGGCGATCTGCGCATGCCGCGGGAGCTGATCGAGCGTCTCGGCGTCGTCCCCTCGTACTACCTGCGGTACTTCTACGGCCACGACGAGGTCGTACGGGAACTGCGGACCAAGCCGTCCCGGGCCGCCGAGGTCGCGGAGATGGAGAAGCGGCTGCTGGAGATGTACGGCGACCCGCAGCTCGACGAGAAGCCGGAGCTGCTCGCCAAACGGGGAGGCGCCTTCTACTCGGAGGCGGCCGTGGACCTCGCCGCCTCGATGCTGAGCGGTGCCGGCTCCCCGTACCAGGTGGTGAACACGTACAACAACGGCACGCTCTCCTTCCTGCCGGACGACGCCGTCATCGAGGTGCAGGCCGCCGTCGGCACCAAGGGAACGGCACCCCTGCCGGTGGGCGGACCCGACCCGCTGTACGCGGGGCTGATCGCGAACGTGACGGCCTACGAGGACCTGGCACTGGAGGCCGCACTGCGCGGCGGGCGCGAACGGGTCTTCCGGGCGCTGCTGTCACATCCGCTGGTCGGGCAGTACGAGTACGCCGAGAAGCTCACCGACCGGCTGATCGCGCACAACCGGGAGCACCTCGCGTGGGCGTGACCGAGTCCTCCGGGGTAGACCGCGCGGGGGCCCGTGCGGCCGTGCTCGCCATCGATGCGGGGAACAGCAAGACCGACGTGGCCTTCGTCGGCGCCGACGGCTCCGTGCTCGCCTCGAGCCGGGGGCCCGGCTTCCAGCCGCCGAAGACCGGTGTCACGGCGGCGGTCGACACCCTCGCCGCCACGGTCGAGGAGGCCAGGACCAAAGGCGGGATCACCGGTGTGGTCGAGCACGTCTCCGCGTGTCTCGCCAACGCCGACCTGCCCGTGGAGGAGCGGCAGTTGACCGCCGCCCTGCACGAACTGGGCTGGGGACGCACCACCCAGGTGCGCAACGACACCTTCGCGATACTGCGGGCCGGGGTGGACGAGCCCCGGGGCGTGGCCGTCGTGTGCGGGGCGGGCATCAACTGCGTCGGCATGCTGCCCGACGGCCGCACCGCCCGCTTCCCCGCACTCGGCAGGATCTCCGGGGACTGGGGCGGCGGCGGGGGCCTCGCGGACGAGGCCCTGTGGCATGCGGCACGGGCCGAGGACGGTCGCGGGGAACCGACGGCACTGGCCGCCGCCCTGCCCGGACACTTCGGTCTCGACTCGATGTACGCGCTGATCGAGGCACTGCACCTCGGTCGCATCGCGGCGGCACGGCGGCACGAGCTGGCGCCGGTGCTCTTCGCGACGAGCGCGGCGGGCGACCCGGTGGCCCGGTCGCTGGTGCACCGGCAGGCGGAGGAGGTCGTGGCGATGGCGACCGTCGCGCTCGAGCGCCTCGGACTCCTCGACGAGGAGGTGCCGGTGCTGCTCGGAGGCAGTGTGCTGGCCGCCCGCCATCGCCAGTTGGACGGGCGCATCCGCGAACTGCTTGCCCTCCGGGCGCCGAAGGCGGTCGTCGAGGTGGTGACGGCAGCGCCGGTGCTGGGGGCGGCGCTGCTGGGATTGGACCGTATCGGGGCTCCGTCGGAGGCGGGGGCGGCGCTGCGGGAGCACTACGCGTGAGGGTGCGCGCTGCGGGACGGCGCCCGCCTGTGCCCTCCCGGGCGCGGGCGGCGCCGTGCCGTTGCCCGGTCGTGGCCCGTGTACGTGGCGTGCGGGCGTCACCCCGGCGTGGTGGGAGGGAACCGATCAAGGCCGGGAAGCGTATTCATGGTGGGGACACAGTGGGGAAGTTGCGAAGAGGGCGACGTCCGGCGTTCGCGGACCAGTAGCAAGATCGCGTCAATTGTGGTGTGAGACAGTCCCCTGCGGCCATACTTCTGGCCGGGAGCAGTACCAGGACCCGCCGGGGGCGGGCCGACGTCAGCGACCAAGGGGGAGGTCACGTGACACACCCGACGAATGTGCGCACAGCGCCTCAGCCGGCGCCGCCCGCGCAGCCGCCGGCCCAGCCGCCCGCGGCGCGTGGCGCCTGGGCCGAGGGCCGTCGGCGGCTGCTCGCCGCGGCGACGACGGAGCCCGGGCGGCTGCGGATCATCGGTGCCGTCCTCGCGGCGCTGGTGGTGGCGCTCGGCGCGGTGACGGCCTTCGAGATCTCCGCCCGCGCGGACGCCGCGGACGACGTGGTGAGCCGCAGTCAGCCGCTGAGCGCCGACGCCGCCTCCATCTACCGCTCGCTCGCCGACGCGGACACGGCGGCGTCCAGTGGCTTTCTGGCCGGCATCGAGGAGCCGCCCGGTGTGGCACAGAGGTACGACGGCGACATCGCCCTGGCGTCCCGACTGCTCGTCAAGGCGGCGACGAACACCGACGGTTCGAGTGATTCCGGCCGACAGATAGCCCTGCTGAACGAGGCCCTGCCGTACTACACGGGACTGATCGAGACCGCCAGGGCCAACAACCGGCTCGGCCGGCCGCTGGGCGGCGCCTATCTCCGGTTCGCCAACGACCAGATGTCCAGGGAGCTGCTGCCCGCCGCCCAGAAGCTGTACGACGCGGAGACGGCGCGGCTCGAGCAGGACGACGACGACGCCCGGTTCTGGCCCGTCCTCTCGTTGGCCGCCGGCGTGGTGGCGATCGGAGCCCTGGTGTGGGCGCAGCGGCGCAACTACCGCAGCACGAACCGCGTCCTCAATCCCGGCCTGGTGGCGGCCACCGCGGCCTCCACGGTCCTGCTGCTCTGGCTCGCGGTGGGGCACACGGTGGCCCGCGCCCAGTTGAACGACGCCGATCTGCACGGCCAGCAGTCCCTCAAGGTCCTGGGTGACGCCCGGATCAACTCCCTCAAGGCCCGGGCCAACGAGAACCTGACCGTGGTGGCCCGCGGCGCGGTTCTCACCAACGACGGCAAGAGCGACAAGTACGAGACGGACTACACCACGGGCATGAAGCAGCTCGGTGAGCAACTGCACCGGGCGGAGTTGCTCGCCGACGACGGCGAGGGCCGCGAGCCGGTCAAGGCCGCGATCGCGGCCGTCGCCGAGTGGCAGGAGCGGCACAAGGACGTCGCCAGGACCGACCGGGCCGGCGACTACGACGGCGTGGTCCGCAAGGTCATCGGCGCCGAGGGATCCACCGGCGAGTCCTTCGACAAGGTCGACGCCGCTCTGAAGAAGGCGCTGGCGCACGAGCAGCGAGAGTTCACCGCGGCGGCGAAGGACGGCCGCGGGGCGCTGACCGGGCTGCCGGTCGGGGCCGTCGTACTGGGCGTGCTCGGCGCGGCGGGCGCCGTGCTGGGGATCAACCGCAGGCTGTCGGAGTACCGGTGAGAGGGGGAACGATGACGGACACGAAGGCACCTCCGAGCGACAGGCGCACCCGGCTCGGCCTGCGCGCTCCGCGCGGCCTGCGCGGCTGGGGCGGCGTCGCCGGAATGGCCGCCGCCTGTGCGCTGACCGCCGCCGTGACACTGTTGCCGCTGTCCCACGGCGGCGCGAACGCCCTGACCGAGGGCAGCCCCGGCCAGGCCGTCACCTCGGCCGTGTCCGCCAAGGCCGACAGCTGCGAGGACCCCGAGGCGTCGCTCACCCCGTCGGGCGCCGACGGGCCCACCATCGACGCCATCAAGGAGCGGGGCAAGCTGATCGTCGGTGTCGACCAGAACAGCTACCGCTGGGGCTACCGCGACCCGGTCAGCGGGGGCCTCGAGGGCTTCGACATCGATCTCGCCCGTGCCATCGCCGAGGAGATCGTCGGCAGCCGGGACGCCGTCATCTTCCGTGCCATACCCACCAACCAGCGCATCCCCGCCCTGGAGAACGGCACGGTCGACATCGTGGTGCGCACGATGACGATCAGCTGCAGCCGTATCGAGCAGGTCGCCTACTCCACGGCGTACTTCCAGGCGGGCCAGCAGGTGCTGGCCCCGAAGAGCTCGCCGATCACCGGGTACGACAAGTCGCTCACGGGCAGGCGGATCTGCTCGGCGGAGGGCTCGACGGCGTACGAGGCGCTGGAGAAGAACAGCTTCGGCGCGACGTTCAGGGACAAGCACGACGGCCGGCCCGAGGACGAGGACCT
This genomic interval carries:
- a CDS encoding N-acetylglucosamine kinase — translated: MGVTESSGVDRAGARAAVLAIDAGNSKTDVAFVGADGSVLASSRGPGFQPPKTGVTAAVDTLAATVEEARTKGGITGVVEHVSACLANADLPVEERQLTAALHELGWGRTTQVRNDTFAILRAGVDEPRGVAVVCGAGINCVGMLPDGRTARFPALGRISGDWGGGGGLADEALWHAARAEDGRGEPTALAAALPGHFGLDSMYALIEALHLGRIAAARRHELAPVLFATSAAGDPVARSLVHRQAEEVVAMATVALERLGLLDEEVPVLLGGSVLAARHRQLDGRIRELLALRAPKAVVEVVTAAPVLGAALLGLDRIGAPSEAGAALREHYA
- a CDS encoding 6-phospho-beta-glucosidase is translated as MKLAVVGGGSTYTPELIDGFARMRDTLPIEELVLVDPAAGRLELVGGLARRIFAKQGHPGKIVTTSDVDSGVAGADAVLLQLRVGGQAAREQDETWPLECGCVGQETTGAGGLAKALRTVPVVLDIAERVRRTNPDAWIIDFTNPVGIVTRALLQAGYKAVGLCNVAIGFQRKFARLLDVVPSEVHLDHVGLNHLTWETAVRLGGPEGEDVLPRLLAEHGDAVAGDLRMPRELIERLGVVPSYYLRYFYGHDEVVRELRTKPSRAAEVAEMEKRLLEMYGDPQLDEKPELLAKRGGAFYSEAAVDLAASMLSGAGSPYQVVNTYNNGTLSFLPDDAVIEVQAAVGTKGTAPLPVGGPDPLYAGLIANVTAYEDLALEAALRGGRERVFRALLSHPLVGQYEYAEKLTDRLIAHNREHLAWA
- a CDS encoding carbohydrate ABC transporter permease, yielding MTPTPAPAAARTAAASGRSTGARRAARRRAALEWIAVHSLAIAAALFFLLPFVFVFLTAVMSDDQALTRDLWPHTWEWGNFATVWNTPGFLTWWRNTLLYAGLGTVLAVGSSIPVAYALAKFRFRGRNLAMMLVIATMMLPPQVVIVPMYLFWAKQLDLAGTLWPLIIPFAFGNAFTIFLLRQFLLTVPKEYTEAARIDGCGEFRTMVRIVLPMARPAIAAVALFHFFYCWNDYFGPQIYASENPAAWTLSYGLESFKGAHQTDWNLTMAATVMIMAPVIVVFFFAQKAFIEGVTLTGVKG
- a CDS encoding carbohydrate ABC transporter permease, which translates into the protein MAATALHPAGRALRSKHRRSALRTLGFLSPWLIGFAVFFVYPLVSTVYFSFMKYDGFAPPTWVGLKNWSYVLGDYPFFWPALRNTLWLVAVMVSLRVLFGLGIGLLITKVKTGAGVFRTLFYLPYLAPPVAATMSFVFLLNPGTGPANTILEGIGLPAPGWFTDPAWSKPSLTILALWGIGDLMVIFMAALLDVPKEQYEAAELDGARAWQRFRYVTLPNISPIVLFAVVTGVIATMQYYTEPLVAAKVASGVIGGSGQQFEPGYPDRTTLTVPQTVYNLGFQRFDTGAACVVALVLFALAMAFTAFLMRRRSGFMSTED
- a CDS encoding glutamate ABC transporter substrate-binding protein, with the protein product MTDTKAPPSDRRTRLGLRAPRGLRGWGGVAGMAAACALTAAVTLLPLSHGGANALTEGSPGQAVTSAVSAKADSCEDPEASLTPSGADGPTIDAIKERGKLIVGVDQNSYRWGYRDPVSGGLEGFDIDLARAIAEEIVGSRDAVIFRAIPTNQRIPALENGTVDIVVRTMTISCSRIEQVAYSTAYFQAGQQVLAPKSSPITGYDKSLTGRRICSAEGSTAYEALEKNSFGATFRDKHDGRPEDEDLYTVPNQLDCLVRLQQGLVDAIVTDNALAAGQAAQDPAVELKGDKPFTTEYYGVATKLGNDDLVRRINQVLVDYRKGPWKKAYDTWLAADLPGITGPPQPKYRTH
- a CDS encoding ABC transporter substrate-binding protein; translation: MPRNNRTAGVALAATTAISLLATACTGAADSGATDDPNARTTLTFWHGWSAPGEVEAIETNIASFEKKHPNIKVKVVKGITDDKLNQALRAGGSNAPDVVSSFSTDNVGRFCTTGALADLKPFLAKSGIDPAKTFLPRMAEYTEHEGKRCAVPLLGDAYGLYYNKKAFEEAGITAPPKTLSEFDKVAEKLTEAKGGSYEQLGFMPNFRGYETTFEHYAAQFGVRYFDDRGRSALAKDPAAKALFTWQKNLADKLGGYEKLEKFRTGLGDEWGPKHPFHTGQVAMQLDGEWRGKMAKDAGLDFEIGAAPFPVPDDQAADYGKGYLSGTILGIAGVSKKQNAAWELVKYLSTDTDAVVSFANAIHNVPSTVAALKSPKLNDDPLYRTFVDIAQHPKSAHAPSSVNGGAFLLTAQDLGVRYEAGREKDLDAGLRKTDAQVDKDNEQAR